The following coding sequences lie in one Desulfuribacillus stibiiarsenatis genomic window:
- a CDS encoding UDP-N-acetylmuramoyl-tripeptide--D-alanyl-D-alanine ligase — translation MLLTLQGLINLLNIDQEQIQTVNQQSFMMNDDKLLELTINGVSTDTRTAEKNQLFVPLIGEKFNGHDYRQVAYNRGCIVTFWDQSIVVPQISGIYILVNDTLQALQNFAHQYRKSLDIQVIGITGSNGKTTTKDLVASVLRQKYQVFQTKGNLNNHIGVPLTLLSLTSQDEIAVVEMGMSGFGEIALLSKIASPDIGIVTNIGESHIENLGSRKNIGKAKFELLENMQAGIALVNGDDAIIEELIAEFPAEHPIQFIRYAVNNENAQYCAKIVNSQSHLIGAETIFDVIQNNNEKFATITTREPGQHNIYNSLVAFVTGLLMGVSIDKIQKGLMEANRTPMRMDISRYQNSYIINDAYNSSPTSTKAALTYIAQLSEPLKKVVLLGDMLELGEYAKQFHKDIGEYTNSLPIDVVLCYGNDAKYFSSVINGAEYYPNGTEDSLIERVKTELSNGCILLLKGSRGMKLERFIAFTKEVLSENGEG, via the coding sequence ATGCTGCTAACCCTACAAGGGCTCATTAATTTATTGAACATCGACCAAGAGCAAATACAAACGGTCAATCAACAATCGTTCATGATGAATGACGACAAATTATTAGAATTAACGATTAATGGTGTTAGTACAGATACTCGAACGGCAGAAAAGAATCAGTTGTTCGTTCCATTGATTGGAGAAAAATTTAACGGTCATGATTACCGTCAAGTTGCATATAATCGTGGTTGTATTGTAACATTTTGGGATCAAAGCATTGTTGTTCCGCAAATTTCAGGTATATATATATTAGTAAACGATACCTTACAAGCTCTACAGAATTTTGCACACCAATATAGAAAATCACTAGATATTCAAGTCATTGGAATTACTGGAAGCAACGGAAAGACAACAACCAAGGACTTAGTAGCAAGTGTTCTAAGACAAAAATATCAGGTATTTCAAACAAAAGGTAATCTAAATAATCATATAGGTGTACCACTAACGTTGTTGTCCCTTACAAGTCAAGATGAAATAGCAGTGGTTGAAATGGGTATGAGTGGTTTCGGCGAGATAGCTTTACTGTCCAAAATTGCATCGCCAGACATTGGGATTGTAACGAACATTGGAGAAAGTCATATTGAGAATCTCGGAAGTAGAAAAAATATCGGTAAAGCTAAATTTGAGCTACTAGAAAATATGCAAGCTGGGATTGCTCTCGTCAATGGTGATGATGCAATTATTGAAGAATTAATCGCTGAGTTCCCTGCTGAACATCCGATTCAATTTATACGTTATGCAGTGAATAATGAGAATGCTCAATACTGCGCAAAGATTGTAAATTCTCAAAGCCATCTTATTGGTGCTGAAACTATATTTGATGTAATTCAGAATAATAATGAAAAATTTGCTACCATTACGACTCGAGAGCCAGGACAACATAATATATATAATTCTTTAGTGGCATTTGTAACTGGGTTGTTGATGGGTGTCTCAATTGACAAGATTCAAAAAGGCCTGATGGAAGCAAATCGTACGCCGATGCGTATGGATATTTCTCGTTATCAGAATTCCTATATTATCAATGATGCATATAATTCAAGCCCAACTTCAACAAAAGCAGCTTTAACTTATATTGCTCAATTATCTGAACCGTTGAAAAAAGTAGTATTGTTAGGTGATATGCTGGAGCTTGGAGAGTATGCAAAGCAATTCCATAAAGATATTGGGGAATACACAAACTCATTACCTATCGATGTTGTATTGTGTTATGGGAATGATGCAAAGTACTTTAGTTCAGTTATTAATGGTGCAGAATATTATCCAAACGGGACAGAAGATTCACTAATTGAAAGAGTTAAAACTGAATTATCGAATGGATGCATACTTTTATTAAAAGGATCTAGAGGAATGAAATTGGAGAGGTTTATAGCATTTACGAAAGAAGTATTATCGGAGAATGGGGAGGGCTGA
- the ftsL gene encoding cell division protein FtsL — translation MAYSIQDMKYNQNMFVDTRISSKVGLQSKVGLHTFDKLVVLVFLALSIAASGVLVSKYVIATELTYQKQELQKQIVSYQELNSQLEMKIAELSSPERVYEIAINDIGMMTAPPDKVKIIHRVRVAEVESNYVGIAN, via the coding sequence ATGGCGTATTCGATACAAGATATGAAATACAACCAGAATATGTTTGTTGACACTAGGATTTCTTCTAAGGTAGGATTACAAAGTAAAGTTGGCCTACATACATTTGATAAACTAGTAGTTTTAGTATTCCTTGCTTTATCTATTGCAGCCTCAGGTGTGTTAGTTTCCAAGTACGTGATTGCAACAGAATTAACTTACCAAAAGCAAGAATTACAAAAACAGATTGTTTCTTATCAAGAATTGAATTCCCAATTGGAAATGAAAATTGCAGAATTATCATCCCCAGAACGGGTATATGAAATAGCAATAAATGATATCGGCATGATGACAGCACCTCCAGATAAAGTGAAAATCATTCATCGTGTGCGTGTTGCTGAGGTGGAATCTAACTATGTTGGAATCGCAAATTAA
- a CDS encoding stage V sporulation protein D, which translates to MRVTHMIIRKRTYIVLLMVIFIFVGLIFRLGYLQLYKTHWLTDKAEDLWRRDIPVEGKRGKILDQSEKELVYNISAPTVIAIPAQIKDKEMTAEKLAPILNMSQEKIFQLISKRTLMVYLAPGGRKISEDVANQILRLRLPGIALTEENRRYYPYGSLAAHVLGFTGIDNQGLTGIELVYDDKLKGQRGSISFFSDAKGREIPNERDFYKEPIHGLDLVLTLDLNIQKFVERELDKAIEKYNPEGIVALVMNPNTGAVLGMANRPTYFPSDYKNYPQEVYNRNLAIWKTFEPGSTFKIVTIAAALEEGKVNLKESFFDPGFILVANHRIRCWKAGGHGQQSFLQVVENSCNPGFVTLGQRLGEELLFSYIRKLGFGQKTNIDLPGEASGLLFKPSQVGPLELATTAFGQGVSVTPIQQVAAVSAIINGGQKVQPHIVKGWKDPVTNMYVIKNELEKGERVISAETSELVRLTLESVVANGTGKNAYIDGYRVGGKTGTAQKVGPDGRYLKNNHIVSFIGFAPADKPEVVVYVAVDNPQGIQFGGLVTAPIVKGIMEDTLQYLKVEKRKDQLELEYRYDDTRYYDVPNLIGQDIKDVRKNLQHFQLEIIGEGNKVINQLPKGDQRLPGDTMIRVYLGN; encoded by the coding sequence ATGAGAGTTACACATATGATCATTAGAAAACGGACGTATATAGTTTTACTAATGGTCATATTTATTTTTGTTGGATTAATTTTCCGTTTGGGGTATTTACAGTTGTATAAGACTCATTGGCTAACAGATAAAGCCGAAGATCTATGGAGAAGGGATATTCCTGTGGAAGGGAAACGAGGGAAAATCCTTGATCAATCAGAGAAAGAACTCGTGTACAATATTAGTGCTCCTACTGTAATTGCAATACCAGCACAAATAAAAGATAAAGAAATGACTGCAGAAAAATTGGCGCCTATCCTTAATATGTCACAAGAAAAGATATTTCAGTTGATTAGTAAAAGAACATTGATGGTATACCTAGCCCCAGGTGGAAGAAAAATTAGTGAGGATGTCGCAAATCAAATTTTACGGTTAAGATTACCGGGGATTGCTCTAACAGAAGAGAATAGGCGCTACTATCCCTACGGCAGTTTAGCTGCGCATGTACTGGGTTTTACTGGAATTGACAATCAAGGACTGACCGGCATTGAATTAGTGTATGACGATAAGTTGAAAGGCCAAAGGGGAAGTATTTCATTTTTCTCAGATGCAAAGGGTCGAGAAATACCGAATGAAAGAGATTTCTATAAGGAACCAATCCATGGGCTTGACCTCGTATTAACACTTGATTTGAATATTCAGAAGTTTGTAGAAAGAGAGTTAGATAAGGCAATAGAGAAATATAATCCCGAAGGCATTGTTGCCTTAGTAATGAATCCGAATACTGGGGCAGTACTCGGGATGGCAAACCGCCCTACGTATTTTCCTAGTGATTACAAAAATTATCCGCAAGAAGTATATAATCGTAATCTAGCAATCTGGAAAACTTTTGAGCCCGGATCAACCTTTAAGATTGTGACTATCGCTGCCGCACTTGAGGAAGGTAAGGTGAATTTAAAGGAGAGTTTTTTTGATCCTGGATTTATTCTTGTGGCAAATCATAGAATCCGTTGTTGGAAAGCAGGCGGGCATGGGCAACAAAGTTTTTTACAAGTAGTTGAGAACTCTTGCAACCCTGGTTTCGTAACATTGGGACAGAGATTAGGAGAAGAGTTACTATTCTCCTATATTCGGAAATTAGGTTTTGGCCAAAAAACAAATATAGATTTACCAGGAGAAGCTTCTGGTCTATTATTTAAACCTTCGCAAGTAGGGCCACTAGAATTAGCAACTACTGCTTTTGGGCAGGGGGTATCGGTTACTCCGATTCAACAAGTTGCAGCAGTATCTGCTATCATAAATGGTGGGCAAAAGGTACAACCACATATCGTCAAAGGTTGGAAAGATCCTGTCACGAACATGTATGTCATTAAAAATGAGTTGGAAAAAGGTGAACGGGTCATTAGTGCGGAAACATCAGAACTAGTGCGACTGACATTAGAAAGCGTAGTAGCGAACGGAACTGGTAAAAATGCTTACATTGATGGTTATCGTGTGGGAGGAAAAACAGGAACTGCACAGAAAGTAGGCCCAGATGGAAGGTATTTAAAGAATAATCACATAGTATCTTTTATTGGATTCGCCCCTGCTGATAAGCCAGAAGTGGTAGTCTATGTAGCTGTCGATAATCCGCAAGGGATACAATTCGGAGGTCTAGTTACTGCGCCAATCGTAAAAGGCATTATGGAAGATACTTTGCAGTATTTAAAAGTAGAAAAAAGAAAAGATCAACTGGAGTTAGAATATCGTTATGATGACACAAGATATTATGATGTTCCAAACTTAATTGGCCAAGATATAAAGGATGTAAGAAAGAATTTGCAGCATTTTCAATTAGAGATTATCGGTGAGGGAAACAAAGTAATCAACCAATTACCTAAGGGTGATCAAAGGTTACCAGGGGATACAATGATTCGTGTGTATTTAGGAAATTAG
- the murD gene encoding UDP-N-acetylmuramoyl-L-alanine--D-glutamate ligase gives MNTYKGKQVVVLGLGKSGMAAAKLLHRVGAKVVVNDSKPFEQVEKEVQELKDLGIEIIVGHHPDALFQSNIDMIVKNPGIPYHIEPIQKAIRHHVPIITEIELAYQMVSGEFIGITGSNGKTTTTSLTGEILKNAELHPLVGGNIGIPLSDMVLKAESPVITAPIVLELSSFQLQGIEHFHPQIAAIINIYETHLDYHKTMEEYIKAKSNILRNQTKNDFAILNADQAIFTEIAKHTKAEVLWCSRKQSKQYGITIDNHELVYRSDERKVPICDIQEINIPGQHNVENALFASAIAIVKGVSPAIIRNTLMTFRGVEHRLEFVGNFEGVKFYNDSKATNQQATTRALEAFEQKVILIAGGLDRGNDFDEIESTFRNCVQSLIVFGQTAQKLSKTATQAGINHVFHVNDLKEAVEQAKAIANPNDIVLLSPACASWDMFTSFEVRGAMFKKYIYEN, from the coding sequence ATGAATACATATAAAGGGAAACAAGTGGTTGTATTAGGACTCGGGAAAAGTGGTATGGCTGCGGCAAAACTACTACATAGAGTTGGTGCAAAAGTAGTGGTGAATGACAGCAAACCTTTCGAACAAGTAGAAAAAGAAGTACAAGAATTAAAAGATCTTGGAATTGAGATAATAGTCGGTCATCATCCGGATGCATTATTTCAATCGAACATAGATATGATTGTAAAAAACCCAGGTATACCGTATCATATTGAGCCTATTCAAAAGGCGATTCGGCATCATGTACCGATTATTACGGAAATTGAATTGGCATATCAAATGGTATCAGGAGAGTTTATTGGAATTACAGGCAGTAACGGTAAAACCACTACTACATCATTAACGGGAGAAATCCTGAAAAATGCAGAATTACATCCATTAGTGGGCGGGAACATTGGTATTCCGTTATCAGATATGGTTCTTAAGGCGGAGAGTCCTGTAATCACGGCTCCTATTGTACTTGAGCTGAGTAGTTTTCAACTACAAGGAATTGAACATTTCCATCCGCAGATTGCTGCAATTATCAACATTTATGAAACACACTTAGATTATCACAAGACTATGGAAGAATACATAAAGGCAAAAAGTAATATTTTACGAAACCAAACAAAAAATGATTTTGCCATTCTTAACGCGGATCAAGCAATTTTTACTGAAATTGCAAAACACACAAAAGCGGAAGTATTGTGGTGTAGCCGTAAGCAGTCAAAGCAATACGGGATTACAATTGACAATCATGAACTTGTGTATCGTTCAGACGAGCGCAAGGTTCCTATTTGTGATATACAAGAAATCAATATTCCTGGACAGCATAATGTGGAAAATGCGTTATTTGCCAGTGCGATTGCTATCGTAAAGGGTGTATCACCAGCGATTATACGTAATACCTTAATGACATTTAGAGGTGTAGAGCATCGATTAGAATTTGTAGGGAATTTTGAAGGAGTCAAGTTCTATAATGACTCCAAAGCTACCAATCAACAAGCGACGACTCGTGCTCTAGAAGCGTTCGAGCAAAAGGTGATACTGATTGCCGGCGGTTTGGATCGTGGGAACGACTTCGATGAAATTGAATCAACTTTTAGGAACTGTGTGCAATCATTAATTGTATTTGGACAAACAGCGCAAAAGTTATCCAAAACTGCTACTCAAGCAGGTATCAATCACGTATTTCATGTCAATGATTTAAAGGAGGCTGTTGAACAGGCAAAAGCCATAGCAAATCCGAATGACATCGTACTTTTGTCGCCAGCTTGTGCAAGCTGGGATATGTTCACTTCCTTTGAAGTTCGGGGGGCTATGTTTAAAAAATATATTTACGAAAATTAA
- a CDS encoding UDP-N-acetylmuramoyl-L-alanyl-D-glutamate--2,6-diaminopimelate ligase: MKISDLFQPVLHKKFFNTDNIDHVTITQITSDSRKVESGSLFACVPGHTVDGHDFAAQAVQKGAIAILCERQLDIPVLQIVVPNTSQILPLIADRFYGQPTRKLKLIGITGTNGKTTTTYLIEKIMKDYSLKTGVIGTIEMRIGDERYSVENTTPEPITLQESFHRMVVAGVDTAIIEVSSHALELGRVAGCDFDIAGFTNLTQDHLDFHKDMDEYKRAKAKLFSRLGNTYSFDKGQKYAVLNADDDCYEEFKLATVAQVLSYGIEKPADVSATNLNIQPEGVSFVLHTVEASMEVQMKMTGKFSVYNALTAISVCLLEGIPLSNIITSIESVTSVDGRFEKVDVGQDFTVLVDYAHTSDSLENVLKTIQEFAQKRVITVFGCGGDRDRSKRPLMGAVAREYSDFTIVTSDNPRTENPTLILDDVMVAFADAARDSYIRIEDRTEAIEYAVNMAESGDIILIAGKGHETYQIIGKIKSDYDDRLVAKQAILVKRNSNG, translated from the coding sequence ATGAAGATATCTGATTTGTTTCAACCAGTATTACATAAGAAGTTTTTTAATACAGATAATATCGATCATGTTACGATTACGCAAATTACTTCAGACTCTAGGAAAGTCGAATCTGGTAGTTTATTTGCCTGTGTACCAGGTCATACTGTAGATGGGCATGATTTTGCTGCACAAGCAGTCCAAAAAGGCGCCATAGCAATTCTTTGTGAGCGACAGCTAGATATTCCAGTTTTACAAATTGTAGTACCTAACACATCGCAAATCTTGCCACTTATCGCGGATAGGTTTTATGGTCAACCAACAAGGAAGTTAAAACTGATAGGAATTACAGGCACGAATGGAAAGACAACGACAACCTATCTGATAGAAAAAATAATGAAAGATTATAGTCTTAAAACTGGTGTGATTGGAACCATAGAGATGCGTATTGGTGACGAGCGTTATTCAGTAGAAAATACGACTCCAGAACCTATTACTTTACAGGAAAGTTTTCATAGAATGGTAGTAGCAGGGGTTGATACAGCAATTATTGAAGTATCTTCGCATGCTTTAGAATTAGGGCGGGTGGCAGGATGCGATTTTGATATCGCTGGATTCACGAATCTCACGCAAGACCATCTGGACTTTCATAAAGATATGGATGAATATAAGCGCGCAAAAGCGAAATTATTCAGCAGATTAGGCAACACATATTCATTTGATAAAGGTCAGAAATATGCTGTCTTAAACGCGGATGATGATTGTTATGAAGAATTCAAGTTGGCAACAGTAGCACAAGTATTATCTTACGGAATTGAAAAGCCTGCCGATGTGAGTGCTACTAATTTAAATATTCAACCCGAAGGTGTATCGTTTGTTCTTCACACAGTAGAAGCATCAATGGAAGTACAAATGAAGATGACAGGAAAATTTAGCGTATATAATGCACTGACAGCAATCTCTGTGTGTTTATTAGAAGGGATTCCTTTATCGAATATAATTACTAGCATAGAGAGTGTTACGAGCGTAGACGGTAGATTTGAAAAAGTGGATGTTGGGCAGGATTTTACAGTTCTTGTTGATTACGCCCATACATCTGATAGTTTGGAAAACGTTTTGAAAACCATCCAAGAGTTTGCACAAAAACGTGTGATTACTGTTTTTGGATGTGGTGGAGATCGCGACCGCTCCAAGCGTCCACTAATGGGTGCAGTAGCACGTGAGTATTCTGACTTTACGATTGTCACTTCGGATAATCCAAGGACGGAAAACCCTACATTGATCTTAGATGATGTGATGGTAGCGTTTGCTGATGCTGCCAGAGATTCATATATCCGTATAGAAGACAGAACAGAAGCGATTGAATATGCGGTCAACATGGCAGAATCAGGTGATATAATATTAATTGCTGGTAAGGGCCATGAAACCTATCAGATTATTGGTAAAATTAAATCAGACTATGATGACCGGTTGGTCGCTAAACAAGCCATCCTGGTGAAAAGAAATTCAAATGGGTAG
- the rsmH gene encoding 16S rRNA (cytosine(1402)-N(4))-methyltransferase RsmH, with the protein MSFQHVTVLANEAVEALNVTPGKVYVDGTLGGAGHSKKIANMLQTTGVLICLDQDDVAIENAKTALADYQSVVRIVKTNFRYIDEVIQQQGFEKVDGILFDLGVSSPQLDEGERGFSYNHDAPLDMRMDRKQTLTAYEIVNQWSEKDIAHILIAYGEEKFSRKIAKDIIKHRSNKPIETTGELVEIIKESIPAPARRTGPHPAKRSFQAIRIAVNDELGALQEVLDKGIQLLAAGGRMAVITFHSLEDRIVKKTFQKYVGGCICPPGFPQCACGRISAFKLVNRKAIEPSDTEVEGNPRARSAKLRVIEKL; encoded by the coding sequence ATGAGTTTCCAACATGTCACGGTACTTGCTAATGAGGCAGTAGAAGCTTTAAATGTCACACCAGGCAAGGTCTATGTGGACGGCACTTTGGGTGGCGCAGGCCATAGCAAAAAAATTGCAAATATGCTACAGACGACTGGAGTATTAATTTGCCTAGATCAAGATGATGTAGCAATAGAGAATGCAAAAACAGCGCTTGCTGACTATCAATCGGTTGTTCGTATTGTAAAAACGAATTTTCGGTACATAGATGAAGTAATCCAACAACAAGGATTTGAAAAGGTAGATGGAATACTATTTGATTTGGGAGTATCATCACCACAATTAGATGAAGGCGAAAGAGGTTTTAGTTACAACCATGACGCACCATTAGATATGCGTATGGATCGCAAACAAACATTAACAGCATATGAAATTGTGAATCAATGGTCTGAAAAAGATATCGCACACATCTTGATTGCTTACGGTGAAGAGAAGTTCTCTAGAAAAATCGCTAAGGATATCATCAAACATAGAAGTAATAAACCGATTGAAACAACAGGGGAGCTAGTAGAAATTATCAAGGAATCGATTCCGGCTCCTGCGCGCAGAACAGGTCCTCATCCAGCGAAACGAAGCTTTCAAGCAATCCGCATAGCCGTCAACGACGAATTAGGTGCACTTCAAGAGGTTTTAGATAAAGGTATACAATTATTAGCTGCTGGAGGAAGAATGGCAGTCATTACGTTTCATTCTCTAGAAGACCGTATCGTAAAAAAGACATTTCAAAAATATGTAGGTGGGTGCATTTGTCCACCAGGATTTCCTCAATGTGCATGTGGCAGAATATCTGCTTTCAAGCTAGTAAATCGTAAAGCAATAGAGCCATCTGACACGGAAGTGGAAGGGAATCCTAGAGCAAGATCCGCAAAGCTTAGAGTCATAGAAAAGTTATGA
- the mraY gene encoding phospho-N-acetylmuramoyl-pentapeptide-transferase: MDYHIVVVAVLVSTIITAILGPIVIPILKRLKFGQSIREEGPQKHLLKAGTPTMGGVMIVIALSLTSLQFANKSITLFLLALVTIGYGLIGFIDDYIKVVMKRNLGLTAKQKLVAQIILATIFYWFLIQMNHDTAIYIPGTSFGFELGWMYFPFVIFIMIGTTNAVNITDGLDGLLSGIGSIVFTTFALMAIYLSQFEVAIFSASVVGACLGFLLFNAHPAKVFMGDTGSLALGGALAGIAILTKTEILLGIIGLIFVIEAMSVILQVIFFKWKRIRLFRMSPIHHHYELGGWSEWRVVITFWGFTLVTALLGLMIQTKL, encoded by the coding sequence TTGGATTATCATATTGTAGTGGTCGCAGTCTTGGTTTCAACAATAATTACAGCTATATTAGGCCCTATTGTAATCCCTATCTTAAAACGTTTAAAATTTGGTCAGAGTATAAGAGAGGAAGGACCTCAAAAGCACTTACTAAAAGCAGGCACACCGACGATGGGAGGAGTAATGATTGTTATTGCTCTATCCCTTACGTCTTTGCAATTTGCAAATAAATCAATTACTCTTTTCTTATTAGCGTTAGTTACTATTGGATACGGACTTATAGGATTTATCGATGATTATATTAAAGTTGTTATGAAGAGAAATCTTGGTTTAACAGCAAAACAAAAGTTAGTAGCTCAAATCATACTAGCTACTATTTTTTATTGGTTTTTAATTCAGATGAATCATGACACGGCAATTTATATTCCTGGAACTTCATTTGGCTTTGAGTTAGGCTGGATGTATTTTCCGTTTGTTATTTTTATCATGATTGGCACGACGAATGCTGTGAATATTACGGATGGTTTAGACGGATTATTATCTGGTATAGGTAGTATTGTATTTACTACCTTTGCATTGATGGCAATCTATTTAAGTCAATTTGAAGTGGCAATATTCTCCGCTTCTGTTGTTGGTGCTTGCTTAGGATTTTTATTATTTAATGCACATCCTGCAAAAGTTTTTATGGGGGATACTGGCTCACTAGCGCTCGGCGGTGCCCTAGCAGGAATTGCAATCTTAACAAAAACAGAAATCTTATTAGGCATTATAGGCTTAATATTTGTAATTGAAGCAATGTCTGTTATATTGCAAGTTATATTTTTCAAATGGAAGAGAATTCGTCTATTTCGTATGAGTCCGATCCATCATCATTATGAGTTAGGTGGCTGGTCTGAGTGGAGAGTGGTTATTACTTTTTGGGGCTTCACGTTAGTAACTGCGTTACTAGGGCTAATGATACAAACTAAGTTGTAA
- a CDS encoding PASTA domain-containing penicillin-binding protein, with protein MLESQINEKVKKRVNRRAIAIGLAMAVLILSVIFRVSYIQVVQADQLIEEAAVIWNKNSTLSPKRGMVLDRNGGRLAYNAKAYTIIAHPNDIIDPVNTARKLSTVINMSEQRIYELITRKGYQVELGPGGRKVSEDVLNQVKALELPGISSMEETIRFYPNSAFASHVVGFINAEEIGVTGVEQVFNNDLKGIEGKISYITDGRRREIPAGVKSYEPAQDGNNIVLTIDQNIQHYVERAIDQAMDIYKPKNITAIVADPNTGEILAIANRPHFNLNHITMEDSKNIYQNLALSQFEPGSTFKLITMAAALEEKVVSLDDKFVDNGSITVPGGTIRTWNRIGFGEIDFLTALERSSNVGFVKLGLEKLGQEKLFHYIEKFGFGKQSGIELPNEMKGNIFANRRLYPIEVATTSFGQGIAVTPLQQIQAVSAIANGGKLLKPTIIKEISRMEGNHKVVIKKHEPIVVNTVISEQTAQTMREAMESVVNHGSGTKARIDGYRVAGKTGTAQKVGSDGVYRDDRHIVSFIGFAPADQPKLIIYIAVDEPNSSDSYGSTVSAPIFKEIMQDSLHYLGIKAKEEHRLVMTEDHVTIDAYVGKFVTESIIDAEEKGLIVKLIGNGNYVVKQNLRKNEIVPKETEIIFVTGGEKGEVSPMALLIPKFDGMSKREAIELLQILDMKYELIGEGYVVEQSKPVESAYSKGDVIRINLQPKSVNVLNPSSNE; from the coding sequence ATGTTGGAATCGCAAATTAATGAAAAAGTAAAAAAAAGAGTGAACAGGCGTGCCATTGCTATCGGACTAGCAATGGCTGTACTTATTTTATCCGTCATTTTTAGAGTGAGCTATATACAGGTGGTACAAGCAGATCAATTGATAGAAGAAGCAGCTGTAATATGGAACAAGAATAGCACCTTATCCCCAAAACGTGGGATGGTTTTAGATAGAAATGGTGGTAGGTTGGCGTATAACGCAAAGGCTTATACAATTATTGCACATCCTAACGATATTATAGATCCTGTGAATACTGCTAGAAAATTATCAACCGTGATTAATATGTCGGAACAGAGAATCTATGAATTAATTACTAGAAAAGGGTATCAAGTAGAATTAGGACCAGGTGGACGTAAAGTATCGGAAGATGTTCTTAACCAAGTCAAAGCGTTAGAGCTCCCGGGTATTTCTTCGATGGAAGAGACAATTCGATTCTATCCAAACTCAGCATTTGCTTCCCATGTGGTAGGGTTTATTAACGCAGAAGAAATAGGGGTTACTGGTGTTGAGCAAGTATTTAATAATGATTTAAAGGGTATTGAAGGAAAGATTTCGTACATAACAGATGGTCGCCGACGAGAAATCCCAGCAGGAGTAAAGAGTTACGAGCCAGCACAAGACGGGAATAACATTGTATTAACGATTGATCAGAATATCCAACATTATGTAGAACGTGCCATTGATCAGGCAATGGATATATATAAGCCTAAAAATATTACGGCAATTGTAGCAGATCCAAACACTGGAGAAATCCTAGCTATTGCAAATCGTCCACATTTTAACTTAAATCATATCACGATGGAAGATAGCAAAAATATTTATCAGAATTTAGCATTAAGCCAGTTTGAACCTGGCTCTACATTTAAATTGATAACGATGGCAGCTGCCCTAGAAGAAAAAGTAGTGAGTTTAGATGACAAATTCGTAGACAATGGTAGTATAACTGTTCCTGGTGGAACAATTCGAACTTGGAACAGAATTGGATTTGGTGAAATTGATTTTTTAACAGCACTAGAACGTTCTAGTAACGTTGGTTTTGTCAAATTAGGGCTAGAGAAATTAGGACAAGAGAAATTATTTCATTATATTGAGAAATTCGGATTTGGTAAACAATCAGGGATTGAATTACCAAATGAAATGAAAGGGAATATCTTTGCCAATCGTCGATTGTATCCGATTGAAGTCGCAACTACTTCTTTTGGACAAGGGATTGCAGTTACACCTCTACAACAAATACAAGCAGTTTCTGCTATTGCAAATGGTGGGAAACTATTAAAACCAACAATTATTAAAGAAATTAGTCGGATGGAAGGTAATCATAAGGTAGTTATAAAGAAACATGAACCAATCGTAGTCAATACAGTAATCTCAGAACAGACAGCACAGACTATGCGCGAGGCTATGGAGTCAGTGGTAAATCATGGATCAGGGACAAAGGCTAGAATTGATGGTTATCGTGTGGCAGGTAAGACTGGAACAGCACAAAAGGTAGGATCCGATGGTGTATATCGCGATGATCGCCATATCGTATCGTTCATTGGATTTGCACCAGCAGATCAACCGAAACTTATCATTTATATAGCTGTTGACGAACCGAACTCCTCTGATAGCTATGGTAGTACGGTGTCTGCACCAATCTTTAAAGAAATAATGCAAGATTCTTTGCATTATTTAGGAATCAAAGCTAAAGAAGAACATCGTCTAGTAATGACTGAAGACCATGTAACAATTGATGCCTATGTTGGGAAATTTGTTACCGAGTCGATTATCGACGCAGAAGAAAAGGGACTAATAGTAAAGCTAATAGGTAACGGAAATTATGTAGTAAAACAAAATCTACGAAAAAACGAAATTGTGCCAAAAGAGACTGAAATTATTTTTGTCACTGGCGGTGAAAAGGGCGAAGTATCACCTATGGCGCTATTAATTCCTAAATTTGATGGTATGTCAAAAAGAGAAGCTATAGAGCTTTTACAAATACTAGATATGAAATATGAATTGATTGGTGAAGGTTATGTAGTAGAGCAAAGTAAACCGGTAGAAAGTGCATACTCAAAAGGTGACGTCATCCGAATTAATTTACAGCCGAAATCTGTCAACGTTCTAAACCCGTCCTCCAATGAATAA